A section of the Saccharopolyspora gregorii genome encodes:
- a CDS encoding decaprenyl-phosphate phosphoribosyltransferase has protein sequence MADKNETGATVSEPEGGIDEAAAKTEDGGAEAKVSVETDAEQVREVEADAEGSIGSEAGGSAAALEESAAKAGDEKDKSSDAYHAKVTAKAGTPAGLISGLIKELRPKQWVKNVLVLAAPFTAGALLNTDVVLDAALAFVVFSMAASGIYFINDAIDVESDRQHPTKRNRPIAAGLIPVPIAWVVAVLLLGGSLAISGVVSFGLFTVMAVYIAVQLGYCFGLKHQPVIDLCIVASGFLLRAVAGGAAAGLEITQWFYIVVAFGSLFMVAGKRYAEVKLAAETGAKIRKSLKAYSPSYLRFVWAIAAAITIMTYCLWAYDIREIEQSRWGIISIIPMVIAILRYAVDVDKGVAGEPEEVALKDKVLLVLGAVLAGCLFLAYYL, from the coding sequence GTGGCTGACAAGAACGAGACCGGCGCGACCGTCAGCGAACCCGAAGGCGGGATCGACGAGGCCGCGGCGAAGACCGAGGACGGCGGGGCCGAGGCGAAGGTCTCCGTCGAGACCGACGCCGAGCAGGTGCGCGAGGTCGAGGCCGACGCCGAGGGGTCCATCGGCTCCGAGGCGGGCGGCAGCGCCGCCGCGCTGGAGGAGTCCGCGGCGAAGGCCGGGGACGAGAAGGACAAGTCCTCCGACGCCTACCACGCGAAGGTGACCGCGAAGGCGGGCACTCCGGCGGGCCTGATCAGCGGCCTGATCAAGGAGCTGCGCCCGAAGCAGTGGGTCAAGAACGTCCTGGTGCTGGCCGCCCCGTTCACCGCGGGCGCGCTGCTCAACACCGACGTCGTGCTCGACGCCGCCCTGGCGTTCGTGGTGTTCTCGATGGCCGCATCGGGCATCTACTTCATCAACGACGCCATCGACGTCGAGTCGGACCGCCAGCACCCGACCAAGCGGAACCGGCCGATCGCGGCGGGCCTCATCCCGGTGCCGATCGCCTGGGTGGTGGCGGTGCTGCTGCTCGGCGGCTCGCTGGCCATCTCCGGCGTGGTGAGCTTCGGGCTGTTCACGGTGATGGCCGTGTACATCGCGGTGCAGCTGGGCTACTGCTTCGGCCTGAAGCACCAGCCGGTGATCGACCTGTGCATCGTGGCCTCCGGGTTCCTGCTGCGCGCGGTCGCCGGTGGCGCCGCGGCCGGGCTGGAGATCACCCAGTGGTTCTACATCGTGGTGGCGTTCGGCTCGCTGTTCATGGTGGCGGGCAAGCGCTACGCCGAGGTGAAGCTGGCGGCCGAGACCGGTGCGAAGATCCGCAAGTCGCTGAAGGCGTACTCGCCGTCGTACCTGCGGTTCGTGTGGGCCATCGCGGCCGCGATCACGATCATGACGTACTGCCTGTGGGCGTACGACATCCGCGAGATCGAGCAGTCCCGCTGGGGCATCATCTCGATCATCCCGATGGTGATCGCGATCCTGCGGTACGCGGTGGACGTGGACAAGGGCGTCGCGGGCGAGCCGGAGGAGGTGGCGCTGAAGGACAAGGTGCTGCTGGTCCTCGGAGCCGTGCTCGCGGGCTGCCTGTTCCTCGCGTACTACCTCTGA
- a CDS encoding NAD(P)/FAD-dependent oxidoreductase, with the protein MKLGVVGAGATGLTAAFDAVKAGHDVTVLEASAELGGLAASIEVGGTPLERFYHHSFKTDRAMIDLITELGLADDLRFHSPSTGVYLDGELHPFGTPLEMLRFPKFSLLDRLRFGASSAALKAVRDGSRFGSVRALDWMRRWAGPRVTGTIWEPLLTGKFGDRAEQVSMAWLWARIHYRTFELGYVHGGFQKVYRALLDAVTERGGRVEFDKPVVSVRQPNSVEVKTADGTAYEFDRLVVTVPQPVFAKAAEIESDDVLWRNQYLGATCFVLECDRSVIPYYWLNINDTDFPFLAVVEHTNMVDRAEYGGRHVVYVGNYVPRDDWRFTTEPSELLARYVPWLRKLNPEFDESWIRDWHFSKAGFAQPVVTPEYRDLIPPHATSMPGVVLATMSQIYPQDRGQSYAVRMAHDVIRDLGLDRP; encoded by the coding sequence ATGAAGCTGGGTGTCGTGGGCGCCGGGGCCACCGGTCTGACCGCCGCGTTCGACGCGGTGAAGGCCGGCCACGACGTCACCGTGCTGGAGGCCTCCGCCGAGCTCGGCGGGCTCGCGGCCTCCATCGAGGTCGGCGGCACCCCGCTGGAGCGCTTCTACCACCACAGCTTCAAGACCGACCGGGCGATGATCGACCTGATCACCGAGCTCGGCCTGGCCGACGACCTGCGGTTCCACTCCCCCAGCACCGGCGTGTACCTGGACGGCGAGCTGCACCCGTTCGGCACCCCGCTGGAGATGCTGCGGTTCCCGAAGTTCTCGCTGCTCGACCGGCTGCGGTTCGGCGCCAGCTCCGCCGCGCTCAAAGCGGTCCGCGACGGCTCCCGGTTCGGGTCGGTGCGCGCCCTCGACTGGATGCGCCGCTGGGCCGGGCCGCGGGTCACCGGGACCATCTGGGAACCGCTGCTGACCGGCAAGTTCGGCGACCGCGCCGAGCAGGTGTCGATGGCGTGGCTGTGGGCGCGGATCCACTACCGCACCTTCGAGCTCGGCTACGTGCACGGCGGGTTCCAGAAGGTGTACCGGGCGCTGCTGGACGCGGTGACCGAACGCGGCGGCCGCGTCGAGTTCGACAAGCCCGTGGTCTCCGTCCGCCAGCCGAACTCGGTGGAGGTGAAGACCGCCGACGGCACCGCCTACGAGTTCGACCGGCTCGTCGTCACCGTCCCGCAACCGGTGTTCGCGAAGGCCGCCGAGATCGAGTCCGACGACGTGCTGTGGCGCAACCAGTACCTGGGCGCCACCTGCTTCGTGCTGGAGTGCGACCGCAGCGTCATCCCGTACTACTGGCTCAACATCAACGACACCGATTTCCCGTTCCTCGCCGTCGTCGAGCACACCAACATGGTCGACCGCGCCGAGTACGGCGGGCGGCACGTCGTCTACGTCGGCAACTACGTGCCGCGGGACGACTGGCGGTTCACCACCGAACCCTCGGAGCTGCTGGCGCGCTACGTCCCGTGGCTGCGGAAGCTGAACCCGGAGTTCGACGAGTCGTGGATCCGGGACTGGCACTTCTCCAAGGCCGGGTTCGCGCAACCGGTCGTCACGCCCGAGTACCGGGACCTGATCCCGCCGCACGCCACCTCGATGCCGGGGGTCGTGCTGGCCACCATGTCGCAGATCTACCCGCAGGACCGCGGCCAGAGCTACGCGGTGCGGATGGCCCACGACGTCATCCGCGACCTCGGCCTGGACCGGCCCTAG
- a CDS encoding GtrA family protein encodes MTGVEQRRLPRPSRALVLYGIIGVSGVTLDYLVFLLLFNTCGLHEQLANAISTSVGIANNFALNAWLNFRTRDRLLVRFARFYSVGLAGMAVTFLLLHLGSGLLGVTPNLVKAAAIPLVVLLQYLINKRWSFG; translated from the coding sequence ATGACGGGGGTTGAGCAGCGCCGGCTGCCGAGGCCGAGCCGCGCGCTGGTGCTGTACGGGATCATCGGCGTCAGCGGCGTCACCCTCGACTACCTGGTGTTCCTGCTGCTGTTCAACACCTGCGGGCTGCACGAGCAGCTCGCGAACGCGATCAGCACCAGCGTCGGCATCGCGAACAACTTCGCGCTCAACGCCTGGCTGAACTTCCGCACCCGGGACCGGCTGCTGGTCCGCTTCGCCCGGTTCTACAGCGTCGGCCTGGCGGGCATGGCGGTGACGTTCCTGCTGCTGCACCTGGGTTCCGGGCTGCTCGGGGTGACGCCGAACCTGGTGAAGGCGGCCGCGATCCCGCTGGTCGTGCTGCTGCAGTACCTGATCAACAAGAGATGGAGTTTCGGATGA
- a CDS encoding glycosyltransferase family 2 protein: MPSPDRRTEEAATGSLISYVLPVYDEQDGLRRFHRELLAATATRPDLEYEFVYVNDGSRDGSLQVLRELAEADPRVRVLDFARNFGHQIAITAGLDHAEGDAVVVMDTDLQDPPAVSIEMIDAWRGGAEIVSARRRTRRDTRFKRLTAHSYYRLLHNLAEVDIPVDTGDFRLLDRRAAEELRGFRERSRFIRGMVASMGFQQTEVLFDRDERAAGETKYPLRKMVRLAADGVTGFSTAPLKLITRIGFLSLGLAALGILYAVALRLFFPQITVSGWTMIMVVMLFLGGVQMLSLGVIGSYIGRIYDEVRQRPLYIVRKVIRHDGG, encoded by the coding sequence GTGCCCTCGCCAGACCGGCGGACCGAGGAGGCGGCCACGGGTTCGCTCATCTCCTACGTGCTGCCGGTGTACGACGAGCAGGACGGCCTGCGCCGGTTCCACCGGGAACTGCTCGCCGCCACCGCGACCCGGCCCGACCTGGAGTACGAGTTCGTCTACGTCAACGACGGTTCCCGGGACGGTTCGCTGCAGGTGCTGCGGGAGCTCGCCGAGGCCGACCCGCGGGTGCGGGTGCTGGACTTCGCCCGCAACTTCGGCCACCAGATCGCCATCACCGCCGGGCTGGACCACGCCGAGGGCGACGCGGTGGTCGTGATGGACACCGACCTGCAGGACCCGCCCGCGGTGAGCATCGAGATGATCGACGCGTGGCGCGGCGGCGCCGAGATCGTGTCCGCGCGGCGGCGGACCCGGCGCGACACCCGGTTCAAGCGGCTCACCGCGCACTCGTACTACCGGCTGCTGCACAACCTGGCCGAAGTGGACATCCCGGTGGACACCGGCGACTTCCGGCTGCTGGACCGGCGCGCCGCCGAGGAGCTGCGCGGGTTCCGGGAGCGCAGCCGGTTCATCCGCGGCATGGTCGCCTCGATGGGGTTCCAGCAGACCGAGGTGCTGTTCGACCGGGACGAGCGGGCCGCGGGCGAGACGAAGTACCCGCTGCGCAAGATGGTGCGGCTCGCCGCCGACGGCGTCACCGGGTTCTCCACCGCACCGCTGAAGCTGATCACCCGCATCGGGTTCCTGAGCCTCGGGCTGGCCGCGCTGGGCATCCTCTACGCGGTGGCGCTGCGGCTGTTCTTCCCGCAGATCACCGTCTCCGGCTGGACGATGATCATGGTGGTGATGCTGTTCCTCGGCGGGGTGCAGATGCTCTCGCTCGGCGTGATCGGCAGCTACATCGGGCGGATCTACGACGAGGTGCGCCAGCGCCCGCTCTACATCGTGCGCAAGGTGATCCGGCATGACGGGGGTTGA
- a CDS encoding arabinosyltransferase domain-containing protein, with product MEPSSPIRAPGEARRPLDELTAPAARRARWIAHVVALLLGVAGLCCALALPFAPVWADRTEVSWPAADEPAVSTTALFAPYRPAEFTATVPCRALRAALDRPEPVLLLATTPPGSERDGLVLRTEGGAPDLVLGERAVPLPPLPADCDLTVRADAQRTEVVVGGLPAMVLPDVPAPEIFAFRTGLAPEQAAELSVTARAHTWFETAPSSLKLSLIGTALLLAAASLLLLVAHTPPTWAAIRRAALARIRYRTAALLLVDAIVAAVLACWLVIGPISDDDGFAMLTIRNHAATGDIGNFYRWFNASEAPFTLVQHLMRWVSEHSLAPAWLRVPSVVAGMLTWLVLAHGIVAPLCRGVRRAGVHLLAAVFFLACWLPFDLGIRPEAFVALGTAAIVALLLRATAPTARAPFGPLGAAALLTGLTVAVTPTGVAALLIVLAFAPRIRRVLVVPGALPRWITVPTRTALLCCLGSVGVVAMFADSTWTGFRRATEIHEEFGPSLGWYQEIDRYAELLGTTTWGTASKRLAVLLAIAAVLLASAAVLRRLHRAVRMPELPLLVGAVVAVFATLWLTPSKWTHHFGALAGVAPALLAATAVLLARVGALPGAKREARQLGVAGAAGGAVLAALAFTGPNSWWQYSDFGVAWSDTAVRPLGLPLDGPLPWLLLAAVIGLLGFGLVRMRALAGAWTLPASALFTLSALVMVVVLLGSFAQAPAQAGAFSVGRSSWDSVRARSCGVENEVETLPLAEAGALRLVDGPLDDTGAEAETGTAATDDEDGEPPATAFAANRERPGRPPQEPLLRREPGELALRPTGAEAEPTDASPLMWDSLRDGPATTGEVTTGWFELPALRPGQELSVWVAGRPEQGNELALQFGGRAGDEVRELGSRALRDTPPRQLPYEDPRKGRPVDWRDFGSWRLITVTAADLPARADRVRLHAVDTTTDEQGWLAFSGPAVRDVVPLRDVLDGGIPALVDWPISFLFPCYFDYPRVSHGTADSPGLLITPPAGEGSMAFDPSYGGVFTGVLGQSRRLETPSRLRGDPGFTWGHVLSVRYDLDRDAYDQRTRRVLQGGADGDGAYPFEEGDLHP from the coding sequence GTGGAGCCCAGCAGCCCGATCCGTGCACCAGGGGAAGCGCGACGCCCCCTCGACGAGCTGACCGCTCCCGCGGCCCGCCGCGCCAGGTGGATCGCGCACGTGGTGGCGCTGCTGCTCGGCGTCGCCGGGCTGTGCTGCGCGCTGGCCCTGCCGTTCGCCCCGGTGTGGGCCGACCGCACCGAGGTGAGCTGGCCCGCCGCCGACGAACCCGCGGTGTCCACCACCGCGCTGTTCGCCCCGTACCGCCCCGCCGAGTTCACCGCGACCGTCCCGTGCCGCGCGCTGCGGGCCGCGCTGGACCGGCCGGAGCCGGTGCTGCTGCTGGCCACCACGCCGCCCGGCAGCGAGCGCGACGGGCTGGTGCTGCGCACCGAGGGCGGCGCCCCGGACCTGGTGCTCGGCGAACGCGCCGTCCCGCTGCCGCCGCTGCCCGCGGACTGCGACCTCACCGTGCGCGCCGACGCGCAGCGGACCGAGGTCGTGGTCGGCGGGCTGCCCGCGATGGTGCTGCCGGACGTGCCCGCGCCGGAGATCTTCGCGTTCCGCACCGGCCTCGCCCCCGAGCAGGCGGCCGAGCTGTCGGTCACCGCCCGCGCCCACACCTGGTTCGAGACCGCACCGAGCTCGCTGAAGCTGTCGCTGATCGGGACGGCGCTCCTGCTGGCCGCGGCCTCGCTGCTGCTGCTCGTCGCGCACACCCCGCCGACCTGGGCCGCGATCCGGCGCGCTGCGCTCGCCCGCATCCGCTACCGCACGGCAGCATTATTGCTGGTTGATGCCATCGTAGCGGCGGTGCTGGCGTGCTGGCTGGTCATCGGGCCGATCAGCGATGACGACGGCTTCGCGATGCTGACCATCCGCAACCACGCGGCGACCGGGGACATCGGCAACTTCTACCGCTGGTTCAACGCTTCCGAGGCACCGTTCACGCTGGTGCAGCACCTGATGCGCTGGGTGTCCGAGCACAGCCTCGCGCCCGCGTGGCTGCGGGTGCCGAGCGTCGTCGCCGGGATGCTCACCTGGCTGGTGCTGGCGCACGGCATCGTCGCCCCGCTGTGCCGCGGCGTCCGGCGGGCCGGGGTGCACCTGCTGGCCGCGGTGTTCTTCCTCGCCTGCTGGCTGCCGTTCGACCTCGGCATCCGGCCGGAGGCGTTCGTCGCGCTCGGCACCGCCGCGATCGTCGCGCTGCTGCTGCGCGCCACCGCGCCGACGGCGCGGGCCCCGTTCGGCCCGCTCGGCGCGGCGGCGCTGCTGACCGGGCTGACCGTCGCCGTCACGCCCACCGGGGTGGCGGCGCTGCTGATCGTGCTGGCGTTCGCACCGCGGATCCGGCGGGTGCTGGTCGTGCCGGGGGCGCTGCCGCGCTGGATCACCGTGCCGACGCGGACCGCGCTGCTGTGCTGCCTCGGCTCGGTCGGGGTGGTGGCGATGTTCGCCGACTCCACCTGGACCGGGTTCCGCCGGGCCACCGAGATCCACGAGGAGTTCGGGCCGAGCCTCGGCTGGTACCAGGAGATCGACCGGTACGCGGAGCTGCTGGGCACCACCACCTGGGGGACGGCGAGCAAGCGGTTGGCGGTGCTGCTGGCGATCGCGGCCGTGCTGCTGGCATCCGCGGCGGTGCTGCGGCGGCTGCACCGGGCGGTGCGGATGCCGGAGCTGCCGCTGCTGGTCGGCGCGGTGGTGGCGGTGTTCGCGACGCTGTGGCTGACGCCGTCGAAGTGGACGCACCACTTCGGCGCGCTCGCCGGGGTGGCGCCCGCGCTGCTGGCCGCGACCGCGGTGCTGCTGGCCAGGGTGGGGGCGTTGCCGGGCGCGAAGCGCGAAGCCCGGCAGCTCGGCGTCGCGGGCGCGGCCGGTGGCGCGGTGCTGGCGGCGCTGGCGTTCACCGGGCCCAACTCGTGGTGGCAGTACTCGGACTTCGGGGTGGCGTGGTCGGACACCGCGGTGCGGCCGCTGGGGCTGCCGTTGGACGGTCCGCTGCCGTGGCTGCTGCTGGCCGCGGTGATCGGTCTGCTCGGGTTCGGGCTGGTGCGGATGCGGGCGCTCGCCGGGGCGTGGACGCTGCCCGCCTCGGCGCTGTTCACCCTGTCGGCGCTGGTGATGGTGGTGGTGCTGCTCGGGTCGTTCGCGCAGGCACCGGCGCAGGCGGGCGCGTTCTCGGTGGGCCGCTCCAGCTGGGACAGCGTGCGGGCCCGCAGCTGCGGCGTCGAGAACGAGGTGGAGACGCTGCCGCTGGCCGAGGCCGGCGCGCTGCGGCTCGTCGACGGCCCGCTCGACGACACCGGCGCCGAGGCGGAGACCGGCACCGCTGCGACCGACGACGAGGACGGCGAGCCCCCGGCCACCGCCTTCGCCGCGAACCGCGAACGCCCCGGCCGCCCGCCGCAGGAACCGCTGCTGCGCCGCGAACCCGGCGAGCTCGCGCTGCGCCCCACCGGCGCCGAAGCCGAACCCACCGACGCGAGCCCGCTGATGTGGGACAGCCTCCGCGACGGCCCCGCCACCACCGGCGAGGTCACCACCGGCTGGTTCGAGCTGCCCGCGCTGCGCCCCGGGCAGGAGCTGTCGGTGTGGGTCGCCGGCCGACCCGAGCAGGGCAACGAGCTGGCGCTCCAGTTCGGCGGCCGCGCCGGGGACGAGGTGCGCGAGCTCGGTTCCCGCGCGCTGCGCGACACCCCGCCCCGGCAGCTGCCCTACGAGGACCCGCGGAAGGGCCGGCCCGTCGACTGGCGGGACTTCGGCTCCTGGCGGCTGATCACCGTCACCGCCGCCGACCTGCCCGCGCGCGCCGACCGGGTCCGGCTGCACGCCGTGGACACCACCACCGACGAGCAGGGCTGGCTCGCGTTCAGCGGTCCCGCGGTGCGCGACGTGGTGCCGCTGCGCGACGTGCTCGACGGCGGGATCCCGGCGCTGGTCGACTGGCCGATCAGCTTCCTGTTCCCCTGCTACTTCGACTACCCGCGCGTCTCGCACGGCACCGCGGACAGCCCCGGCCTGCTCATCACCCCGCCCGCCGGGGAGGGCTCGATGGCGTTCGACCCGTCCTACGGCGGGGTGTTCACCGGTGTGCTCGGCCAATCCCGGCGGCTGGAGACGCCGAGCAGGCTGCGCGGCGACCCCGGGTTCACCTGGGGGCACGTGCTGTCGGTGCGCTACGACCTGGACCGCGACGCCTACGACCAGCGCACCCGCCGGGTGTTGCAGGGCGGCGCGGACGGCGACGGCGCCTACCCCTTCGAGGAAGGCGATCTGCACCCGTGA
- a CDS encoding helix-turn-helix domain-containing protein produces the protein MNTANLLVLRCGHRFRGARPPPNSGTFRAAAPFSRRAVLAAQFSPHGSHRRLPPHDSRGTSGAQREPAYLNDKESAFPEELPIRMILIAHRSAHWNNWTRSPVSIERPPMSITGPPVARLQLGRLLRDMRESCGKTQEQAANALECTKPKISKIETGKATIGPGDVRLLIDCYGVPGDRAETVLQLARQARKRNHIRVPDWAQRFVAMESIAATLFAYESELVPALFRTPEYAKAVALALDPRRDADELERLVTVNADRQAVLAGDEPPAVAVVLNETVLRRQVGGCAVMHKQLAHLRDLTERPNITVQVLPFGAGAHAAMGTSFQLLHYEQPAPGRLVYIEHLSNADYLDGPAQTEWYDTAFARLRAAALSPGDTATLLDEVR, from the coding sequence ATGAACACCGCGAACCTCCTCGTCCTCCGCTGCGGACACCGCTTTCGCGGCGCGCGTCCGCCGCCGAATTCCGGGACGTTCCGGGCCGCCGCACCGTTCTCTCGCCGCGCAGTTCTCGCCGCGCAGTTCTCGCCGCACGGCTCTCACCGCCGACTCCCGCCGCACGACTCCCGCGGCACGTCCGGCGCGCAGCGGGAACCGGCCTACCTGAACGATAAAGAGAGTGCATTCCCGGAGGAACTACCCATTCGGATGATCTTGATTGCGCACAGGTCCGCGCACTGGAACAACTGGACTCGATCCCCCGTTTCGATCGAAAGGCCACCGATGAGCATCACCGGCCCTCCCGTGGCCCGCCTCCAGCTGGGCAGGCTGCTGCGGGACATGCGCGAGAGCTGCGGAAAGACCCAGGAACAGGCGGCGAACGCGCTGGAATGCACGAAACCGAAAATCAGCAAGATCGAGACGGGCAAGGCCACCATCGGACCGGGAGATGTGCGGCTGCTCATCGACTGCTACGGGGTGCCGGGGGACCGCGCGGAAACCGTTCTGCAACTCGCCCGCCAAGCCCGGAAGCGGAATCATATTCGCGTTCCGGACTGGGCACAGCGATTCGTCGCGATGGAAAGCATCGCCGCCACGCTCTTCGCGTACGAGTCCGAACTCGTTCCCGCGCTGTTCCGCACCCCCGAGTACGCCAAGGCGGTCGCGCTCGCCCTCGACCCGCGGCGCGACGCGGACGAGCTCGAACGGCTCGTCACCGTCAACGCCGACCGGCAGGCGGTGCTCGCCGGGGACGAGCCGCCCGCGGTGGCCGTGGTGCTCAACGAGACGGTGCTGCGCCGCCAGGTCGGCGGCTGCGCCGTGATGCACAAGCAGCTCGCGCACCTGCGCGACCTCACCGAGCGGCCGAACATCACCGTGCAGGTGCTGCCGTTCGGCGCCGGCGCGCACGCGGCGATGGGCACCTCGTTCCAGCTGCTGCACTACGAGCAGCCCGCACCGGGGCGGCTCGTCTACATCGAGCACCTCAGCAACGCCGACTACCTCGACGGGCCGGCGCAGACCGAGTGGTACGACACCGCGTTCGCCCGGCTCCGGGCGGCGGCGCTGAGCCCCGGCGACACCGCCACCCTGCTCGACGAAGTCCGCTGA
- a CDS encoding zinc finger protein, with product MFIRLAGPVAYWRPAKGERHALSAEQRPYPGQVRDALCGLRFTINEPSDCDWFAESCADCLARAKALRDAREQG from the coding sequence GTGTTCATCAGGTTGGCCGGTCCGGTCGCGTACTGGCGCCCGGCGAAGGGCGAGCGGCACGCGCTGTCCGCCGAGCAGCGGCCGTACCCCGGGCAGGTGCGGGATGCGCTGTGCGGGTTGCGGTTCACCATCAACGAGCCCAGCGACTGCGACTGGTTCGCGGAGTCCTGCGCGGACTGCCTGGCCAGGGCGAAGGCGCTGCGCGATGCGAGGGAGCAGGGATGA
- a CDS encoding alpha/beta fold hydrolase: MSANPTIVLVHGAASTAGVWSPVQRELALRGYRSLAPDLPGHGLNAHHPAAYYQSPQDVEAFATTPSALAGIGIDDYAEHLEGLLRRVAEHGPVLLAGTSAGGIPITAVAERCPELVDRLVYLSAWCAVRSESVADSARWPEHTGNLLDEIGWPVLGDPAELGVLRFNLRDSDPARFRAAKAAMLAEGTDDEFRALVDVLEPDANVRIGAERVPATAERWGRVPRTFVRFAADRCTPLPEQDRMIADADALAPANPFDVRTLDCGHVGYFCRPVEFAEILGGLADAL; this comes from the coding sequence ATGTCAGCGAACCCCACCATCGTGCTGGTCCACGGCGCCGCGAGCACCGCGGGCGTCTGGTCGCCGGTGCAGCGCGAGCTGGCCCTGCGCGGCTACCGCAGCCTGGCGCCGGACCTGCCCGGGCACGGCCTGAACGCGCACCACCCGGCCGCCTACTACCAGTCCCCGCAGGACGTCGAGGCGTTCGCCACCACCCCTTCCGCGCTCGCCGGGATCGGGATCGACGACTACGCCGAGCACCTGGAGGGGCTGCTGCGCCGCGTCGCCGAGCACGGTCCGGTGCTGCTGGCGGGCACCAGCGCGGGCGGCATCCCGATCACCGCGGTCGCCGAGCGGTGCCCGGAGCTGGTGGACCGGCTCGTGTACCTGTCCGCGTGGTGCGCGGTGCGCTCGGAGTCGGTGGCCGATTCGGCGCGCTGGCCGGAGCACACCGGGAACCTGCTGGACGAGATCGGGTGGCCGGTCCTCGGCGATCCGGCGGAGCTGGGCGTGCTGCGGTTCAACCTGCGCGACTCCGACCCGGCCCGGTTCCGGGCGGCGAAGGCCGCGATGCTGGCCGAGGGCACCGACGACGAGTTCCGCGCCCTGGTGGACGTGCTGGAGCCGGACGCGAACGTGCGCATCGGCGCGGAGCGGGTGCCGGCGACGGCGGAGCGCTGGGGCCGGGTGCCGCGCACGTTCGTGCGGTTCGCCGCGGATCGCTGCACCCCGCTGCCGGAGCAGGACCGCATGATCGCGGACGCGGACGCGCTGGCGCCCGCGAACCCGTTCGACGTGCGGACGCTCGACTGCGGGCACGTCGGGTACTTCTGCCGGCCGGTGGAGTTCGCCGAGATCCTGGGCGGGCTCGCCGACGCGCTCTGA
- a CDS encoding LGFP repeat-containing protein, which produces MNTRNWGIVLAAAAVPLALAGPAATAAAAPEPAGQVQQQAFTPIEERYWNDADLRQLLGEPVDSQHTDGETSYQRFQYGWLFHTEATGVTEIHGDIAARYNDIGGYDVLGAADADERVAPDGVGRYNQFAGSDATGPASIYWTDATGAQGVWGPIRDFWEAKGWEVGYLGYPTKTTTATVDGSGSYNHFVGPNGDGASVYWSEETGAHSVQGAIREAWAAQGWETGELGYPTTDEQVADDDIGRFNEFSGRQETGAVYWSPESGAHWLRGDVLRHWYDLDRYSGYLGYPTSDPHEVDGGVQVDFQGGYILRNPDTGAISDAPW; this is translated from the coding sequence TTGAACACCAGGAACTGGGGAATCGTGCTCGCCGCGGCCGCCGTGCCGCTCGCCCTCGCCGGACCCGCCGCCACCGCGGCCGCCGCGCCGGAACCGGCCGGACAGGTCCAGCAGCAGGCCTTCACGCCGATCGAAGAGCGGTACTGGAACGACGCCGACCTGCGGCAGCTGCTCGGCGAGCCGGTCGACTCGCAGCACACCGACGGCGAGACCAGCTACCAGCGGTTCCAGTACGGCTGGTTGTTCCACACCGAGGCCACCGGCGTCACCGAGATCCACGGCGACATCGCCGCGCGGTACAACGACATCGGGGGCTACGACGTGCTCGGCGCCGCCGACGCCGACGAGCGCGTCGCGCCGGACGGAGTCGGCCGCTACAACCAGTTCGCGGGCAGCGACGCGACCGGGCCCGCCTCGATCTACTGGACCGACGCGACCGGGGCGCAGGGCGTGTGGGGCCCGATCCGGGACTTCTGGGAGGCGAAGGGCTGGGAGGTCGGCTACCTCGGCTACCCGACGAAGACGACCACCGCCACCGTCGACGGATCCGGCAGCTACAACCACTTCGTCGGCCCGAACGGGGACGGCGCCTCGGTGTACTGGTCGGAGGAGACGGGCGCGCACTCGGTGCAGGGCGCGATCCGCGAAGCATGGGCCGCGCAGGGCTGGGAGACCGGCGAGCTCGGCTACCCGACGACCGACGAGCAGGTCGCCGACGACGACATCGGCCGCTTCAACGAGTTCTCCGGCCGCCAGGAGACCGGGGCCGTCTACTGGTCCCCGGAATCCGGGGCGCACTGGCTGCGGGGCGACGTGCTGCGGCACTGGTACGACCTGGACCGCTACTCCGGCTACCTCGGCTACCCCACGTCGGACCCGCACGAGGTCGACGGCGGCGTCCAGGTGGACTTCCAGGGCGGCTACATCCTGCGCAACCCGGACACCGGCGCGATCAGCGACGCACCGTGGTGA